The Novipirellula aureliae sequence TGCGATGAACTTGCCAGGCTACAGCCCTGACCCGCCTGCGGTTGCTACCGAGACCGTGAAACAAATGGCCGCTGAAATCAAACGATCGCGCCGACCGATGATCTATGCAGGTGGTGGCATCATCCTCGGCGGGGCCAGCGAAGAGCTGCGTGAATTTGTTCGCAAAACAGGCATCCCGGTAACGACGACACTGATGGGGATCGGTGCGATTCCTCCCGAAGACAAACACTCCATGTCATGGCTCGGAATGCACGGCGCCGCATTTGCAAACTATGCCGTCCGTGATTGTGATTTGCTGATCGCACTCGGTGTCCGTTTCGACGACCGCGTAACGGGCAAGGTCGAAGCGTTTGCGAAAGACGCAAAAATCATTCATGTCGATATCGACGCGGCCGAATTGAACAAAAACAAACAAGCTCATATCCCCGTTCGTGGCGATGTGAAGCAGGTGTTGACAGCTCTCAATCAAGTGGTTGAAAAACCAGAGATCGACGAGTGGCAAACTCACTGCGAAAAGCTCAAGGCACAGTACCCGTTCCGCTATGACGAGTCGTTCGACGGCATTTTGCAACAGCATGCGATCAAGACGCTTAGCGACATGACGCGCGATATGGACGCCTACGTCAGCGTCGGTGTGGGGCAACACCAGATGTGGGCGGCTCAGTTTTTCCAATTCCGTCGCCCACGAACGTGGCACAGCAGCAGCGGATTGGGGACGATGGGCTTCGGGTTGCCGGCCGCGATGGGCATCCAGGCCGCACATCCCAATGCCTTGGTCATCGATATCGATGGTGACGGAAGTTTCCAAATGAACATCCAAGAATTGGCAACGTGTTTCTGTGAAGAACTGCCCGTGAAGGTGCTGTTGCTCAATAACCAACATCTCGGGATGGTGGTCCAATGGGAAGACCGCTTTATGGAACGCAATCGCGCTCATACCTACCTCGGACCCATCCGTCACGAAGAAGCCGCAGGACAGAGCAAGGCAGAGCGGTTCCAGTATGCCGAGGATCGCTATCCCGACTTTGTCCAAATTGCAAAGGGATACGGATGCGGTGCCGCAACGGTACGCCGCAAAGCCGATCTGGAAGCAGCTTATCGCGAGATGATCGACCACAAGGGGCCCTTCCTGCTCGATGTCCAAGTCCCCTACCAAGAACATGTCCTACCAATGATCCCCGGCAATATGACCGTGGACGATATGATTCTGGAGTAGGCCTGTAGAAGAGGGGGCATGTAACAAAGCACAAGGCTCTCCTCCGTGAAAGCTTCCGGGAAAGCTTCCGCGAAAACTTCCGCAGCGAGCCAATCGATCGGTTGGCGAAAGGTCGTTCTACTTGACCGCCAACATCCGCTCGAGTGCTACCAAACTCCATTTTTTCGTATCCCCTTCGACTTTTATCGGGTTCACGACGACCCCATCACGAAGATTTTCGAGGGTCCAACAAAGGTGTGGTAAATCGATTCGGTACATCGTTGCGCACATGCAAACGACCGGGCTCAAAAAATGGATTTCTTGCTCGGGGAACTCGGCTTTCAATCGATGGACCAAATGCAACTCGGTGCCGATCGCCCACTTCGTACCTGCCGGACTGCTTCGCACCGTCTCGATGATCTTTCCTGTACTTCCCGATACGTCGGCGATGTCATTCACTTCGCGAGGACATTCCGGGTGCACTAGGATTTTGATCCCGGGATGCTGCTTGCGGAATTGATCGACATGTTCGGCGCGAAACATTTGATGCACACTGCAATGCCCTTTCCACAAAATCACACGACTATCGCGAATCGCTTGTTCGGTATTGCCGCCAAGATCCAATTGATACGGATCCCAAACAGGCATTTGTGATTCGTCGATCCCCATCGTGAGGGCTGTATTTCGGCCCAGATGTTGATCGGGAAAAAAGAAGACTCGGTCACCGCGTTCGAACGCCCACTCTAGAACCGCACGCGCGTTGCTGCTGGTACACACGATACCACCATGCTGACCGCAGAACGCCTTTAAACTAGCTGCACTATTGATATAGGTAACCGGGATCACTCGGTCTGTATCGATCACTTCGGCCATATCGTCCCAAGCGTCTTC is a genomic window containing:
- the ilvB gene encoding biosynthetic-type acetolactate synthase large subunit, translating into MSTANAAANENRVMTGADILVKSLVDHGVDVLFAYPGGCSMPMHQALTRFGESIRTILPRHEQGGGFAAQGYARSTGRVGVVMATSGPGATNLVTAIADAKLDSIPLVCITGQVPTAVIGSDAFQETPMVEICRGITKHHYLVTDIADLPRVMKEAFHIATTGRPGPVLIDMPKDVQLSTLEIDMNPAMNLPGYSPDPPAVATETVKQMAAEIKRSRRPMIYAGGGIILGGASEELREFVRKTGIPVTTTLMGIGAIPPEDKHSMSWLGMHGAAFANYAVRDCDLLIALGVRFDDRVTGKVEAFAKDAKIIHVDIDAAELNKNKQAHIPVRGDVKQVLTALNQVVEKPEIDEWQTHCEKLKAQYPFRYDESFDGILQQHAIKTLSDMTRDMDAYVSVGVGQHQMWAAQFFQFRRPRTWHSSSGLGTMGFGLPAAMGIQAAHPNALVIDIDGDGSFQMNIQELATCFCEELPVKVLLLNNQHLGMVVQWEDRFMERNRAHTYLGPIRHEEAAGQSKAERFQYAEDRYPDFVQIAKGYGCGAATVRRKADLEAAYREMIDHKGPFLLDVQVPYQEHVLPMIPGNMTVDDMILE
- the nadA gene encoding quinolinate synthase NadA translates to MNAIIPQLDDGAVHPLRPYKTLEADELQTRIEAVRAHFGERLLILGHHYQQDEVIEHTDLRGDSYQLSEMAADSRACETIVFCGVHFMAETADILANRPEKLAERDGRYVNVTLPDMSAGCSMADMAAIKQVEDAWDDMAEVIDTDRVIPVTYINSAASLKAFCGQHGGIVCTSSNARAVLEWAFERGDRVFFFPDQHLGRNTALTMGIDESQMPVWDPYQLDLGGNTEQAIRDSRVILWKGHCSVHQMFRAEHVDQFRKQHPGIKILVHPECPREVNDIADVSGSTGKIIETVRSSPAGTKWAIGTELHLVHRLKAEFPEQEIHFLSPVVCMCATMYRIDLPHLCWTLENLRDGVVVNPIKVEGDTKKWSLVALERMLAVK